TTTAATTTGtacaggatttttaaatgtaaccaTCCACCAGGCTGGTAACACTTGTCTGGCACATTGGTCAACCCCTTCGGCATATCCATAATCTGCCGTCACAGATCTGGTGTATTCTCCATATGATCACTTTTCTATCTCAACGACACTCCCTACATAAATCAAGCAATATGTTAAAAGGCCTGACGAATACCTGGTCATTTGCCATAAGAAATGTTGCCCTCAGGATATGTAACAATTGTTTTATGTGATTGCATTTTCCTACACCTATGTACTGCAGAATCTGTGCACAACACATGGATTTAAATGTAAGTGGTTTATCCAATCAGGAAATCATTGTAGTGAGATTTTATATAATTTCTTGCACTTGTTAGTTCAGTGACTCTTTGGTCTAAGATTTGCTTTCCTTTGCCTGTAAATGTTTTCAGCATGTCAAAGTGAGCGCCCACCAACAGAAATTCTGAAGTGTGAATGTTTGATTTTAGGCACATGAAGCCTCACATCACCAACAGCAGGCAGCACAGAACAGTTTGCTGCCCCTCCTGAGCTCCGCTGTTGAGCCACCTGATCAGAAGCCGATTCTACCCTTACCAATAACCCAGAAACCTCAGCCTGCACCAGAAACATTAAAGGATGCTATTGTtggaattaaaaaggaaaaacctaAAACCTCCTTTGTATGCACCTACTGCAGCAAAGCTTTCAGGGACAGCTACCATTTGAGGCGCCATGAGTCCTGCCACACAGGGATAAAGTTAGTGTCACGGCCAAAGAAAACTCCCACCACAATGGTGCCCCTAATCTCAACTATTGCTGGCGACAACAGCCGAACTTCATTGGTTTCAACTATCGCGGGCATCCTGTCAACGGTCACGACGTCTTCCTCTGCCACCAACCCCAGCAGTAGTGCTGGTGCAACAGCCATGGCTGTGACTCAGACGGTGAAGAAGCCCAGCAAGCCTGTTAAGAAGAACCATGCTTGTGAGATGTGCGGAAAAGCCTTCCGGGATGTGTACCACCTCAACCGGCATAAGCTGTCCCACTCAGATGAAAAACCTTTTGAATGTCCAATTTGTAATCAGCGCTTCAAGAGGAAGGACCGCATGACCTATCATGTGAGGTCTCATGAAGGTGGCATCACCAAACCATACACCTGTGGTGTTTGTGGAAAAGGCTTCTCGAGGTACCATGTAGAAAATCCCAGGCGAGCTCAAGTATTGGCTTTTCGTAATCAAGAAGGGTTAAACTATCATAGCAAGGGGCTAGGAGAACCAGACATCTTAGAAGATTGGTGAGGGGATAAAGAGCCTTGTTTACTTAGGGTGTGGGTCTCAATCTAAGATGGTTTGATCATGACTAAAAGCTGTCACTGTTTTATGGTTATTCAATGTTCTGAAATGACCTGATGGCCTCAATCCAGGTCACATGGAAAGGTGTCCACATCGCCGTTGGTGCTAGCTGGACTCCTTGTTAGCAATCTTTGTAGGGGTCAAAGATTGGGGCATGGAGACTGATCTGTCGTCTTGCCTTTAACGTAACTCCTTTGAGGTCAAGATTGAGGTTCAttggcagagcagtgtgggggagcttgcattgctgctggctgtgctgtatctgttctgtgaaTAGAGCGAACGTCAATCTCTAGGACTGTTAATGCAACTCCTTTTTACAAGTAGTAAAAATTCACTAACTGTAGCACTTCCTGGTGTATAATAGACACATGGCTGAGTTTTAAACTTTGCTGGCTGGGTCCTAGTGTAACCATTTTGCATTATCCTAGCAGCGGGTTGCTTTATAGGTAAGGggagtctttttttcttttcttttttttttctttgaagggAGGTGGGCTGAAAATGGCAATCAATGCAATGTTCAGTGCTGCTAGCCTAAGAATCATTGCCGTCTATTTGTAACGGTACACGTTCTGTACCTCTGTTCTTTCACAGGCCTGATCACTTAAGCTGTCATGTCAAACACGTTCACTCGACAGAGAGACCCTTCAAATGCCAAGTAAGGGTTAACATGATTTATCAACAGCATAAGTTTAATTGTACAGTTAGTCAATGTCAACTGAGTATTCCACCAGGGACTGTGTTGATTTACATGGTTCCCTTGAATGCAAGGTTGGAATATGGCTCTGTCCACACTGCTTGTAGTTACTTAGTGTTGTAGTTATGATCCCAGTGTAGAAGCAGCTTAAGAGGATGATGTGCCTACCATTTTGTAAGATTAGAGGCTTATTTGCTCCTTGGAGAATATTCCCAAAACCCTATAGTTCAAGTCAAGTTTGCCTTTAAAAACAGTGTGGCTAAATCCTCAAATTGACATTGATTGCTGAAGCAATGTGTAGGATTTGTTTAGCAATTTTTATAGGTAAAGGCAGTTATGAAAATAGAGTATTTTGCTTGAAATCGAAAGTAAATTGTCATGGTGAAAGTAAGTTGAAGATTAAAAATGAGGCAGAATTTGACTAGTGTTGAACAATCAATTATTCTATGGTTTCGCTTGGAATCATCCATGCACGTTCCAACCTGTCTCTAATGACTCATCATATTATAAGTAAATGCTTTGAATTAAAAGAATAGCTCTAAAGAAATGCTTTGTCTTCCCTTTCCTGATTTTGGATTGGAACTAAACTAACTGTAGTAAAAAATAATCATAACCAGAACTATACAGTGAAGCCTGTATAAGAGACCATCCTTGTCTACTGTAGGTATTTGTAAACCATCTATCACTTAGGTATGCAAGACAACCTTCTATTTTAAGAAATTGCTCCAAAGTAGGCCCAGTAGTATAGAGTATTCTTCTGTTCCACACTTATCAGAAGACCATTTCCATTAAGCAATTAGATTATGTTCTGTCTCTTAAGTGGTAGCTTGAAATAGGCTTCACTGTAAATCCATGTAAAATCAAAAGGTTTGTCAACATGCCTAAggtacagtagcacctagaaaataaaatatacttttaaatgGGCCACATGGTCCCCAGTGGAATAAgatggtctacacttaaaaaatgCTGTTGTCCTTCATGTAGACGTGCACTGCTGCCTTTGCCACCAAAGACAGACTGCGGACACACATGGTGCGCCATGAAGGAAAGGTATCGTGTAATATCTGTGGTAAACTTCTGAGTGCAGCGTATATCACCAGCCACTTAAAGACACATGGGCAGAGCCAAAGTATCAACTGTAATACCTGTAAACAAGGCATCAGTAAAAGTaggtgaacattttaaaaacacttcagtAAATGTGTGTTCTAAACATTTTGCAACATAAGTTGCCTTTGACTTtcttaaaatgtaaaatacacCTGTGACTCAGTTTAGATGTTTGCACCTATCAGAAAATAGATCTCTGAAAATGGATTCTTCATGAAAAGCTCCAGATCAACAAATCGGGGTATGTGGAACTGATCTGGAACTAGGAGTATTGTCTTATCTCTTAGAGAAATGCCCTGAAGTGAGAGAGAATAGTTCTTCACTTTTAAGTATGAAGATCCTAATATCTTTGTCTTTCAACTTATGAGTACAATTGGATACATCCTGACCTACTTCCTtaactgcaaaataaaaaaaaaaaaaaggggggggggggagggagaatagTGTCCAGGATTTTAAATTAGTAACAGAATGTGTGTAGATTTTAAAATGACACATTTGCCTTTTAtagcaaaatatttgaaaacttgGCAAGTCTTACGTTCAGGATTTTGAGCTTGATCTAAAGCTCAGTGAAGccaaagactcccactgatttccatgagctttggatcaaggcTGTCGGTGTTTTTTCCTTGAAGCATTGGACAAAATAAGCACTTAAAGCAAGGCATTTTCCTGCATTGCCTGATGCGTTTTGGGCATTGGTGGTGgttggcctgtgctgtacaggaggtcagactaggcgATTGTAATTCTGGCGTTAAAATCTGAATATCCTCGGCAGAAATGCTGAATCCTGAACTTCGGAGTGGCAAGTAAACGAAGGAGAGACTGGCTTTCTCTCTCAAAAGTATTTGAAACTTAAATCTACACGTCATGTTGGTGAtgtagactcctttgaaaatcccagcctaaaggAGTTGAGTGTCTAACCCTCCCtctaggttcttttgaaaattccatccttaAAACCTTCAAACAGTGTTTTGCCTTTTAGTTCATATTTAATGTGTTCTTTTATTCCCAGAAGTTTGAGGTCAGTTAGAATATCTAGTAAGCTTGACAAATATATACTGACTTGGATgtggaaaataaaattaaaatgtgaattATTTTTGAAGTAGGGGTTGTTGGAGTCCTTGTTCCCACAGTACCAACTATTCTGCCTTTCGTTATCAGTTCAGTGACCCTAAACAGCTCGCAGGAGGTATTATGGGACTCACAAAAGGCAGAGATGAAAGTGGCAGGAGCAGCTATGTGGCCAGAGAGTAAATAGCTATTTTCTGATGTGAGGGTgaactaaaaatgtttttaattttgatttcaaGAAGGGGTGAGAGGTGTCTTTTTAAGTAATTATTGCTGTGTTCTAACATAACTTGACTCAGCTGCCTCCTTGAGTTCTGGGGAAATCTGATCTGTATGAGTACCAGAGAAGCCATTCCATTTTAAAGTCCTGTATTTCATTCTCTTTGTTTATCATCCTTGAGATGTCACTCACTGTGAAAGAGAAATCAGGCAGCTCATAGCTTGCACTTCTCTagatcttagagaggtaattctACTGAAATACAGCActaattaaatgtttttaaacactCCTATCTTTCTCTTTTCAAGATTCTGAACATGTTTTTAACTTAAACAAAAGCCTTCATCCTTTCAGTAGAAAGGAGCATACATTTCCAaggtgaatttgtgtgtgtttttacttGACTGGCGTAGCATGCATGAGTGAGGAGACCAGcaaccagaagcagcagcagcagcaacaacaacaacaacagcacgTAACAAACTGGCCTGGAAAGCAGGTAGAGACACTGAGGTTATGGGAAGAGGCGGTCAAAGCAAGGAAGAAAGGTAAAACAAAATAACATAATCTATTATCTTGATTTACTTGGTTTTTTAAATTCTAGtctattttacaaaaagaaagtgTTAGAGAGAATGTGAAATAGCAAAAATTGACACATGAAAATTAATTCTTGCTCATAAAAAGGAGGCTAAAAAAAACCCGTGATAACCTTACGTAACATTCACTTCTCAAATGAACTTATTTACTATTTATCTTCAATCAGATTCTGCCCTTGAATGTGCACGTAAACCTCCTTTTGtggttaatgggagctgtgcctgTGCTCAAAGGCAGAGTTTGGCCTTTGATTTGTGTGTGATTTCTGGACCTTCTTTAAAACATCAACAGTTGTTAGATCTCACACATACGATTTTTGTGTAGACATCAGTTTCCGTTTAAACCGTTTACATATCCCTGTTCTTTCCCATTTTATTTCATTCACTTGTACCCATCGCATAACTGTATTTGTCCATAGTCTGGTGAAATTCATACTTTTTCTTCCATTGCTTGGTGTCATTCTTCTAGTTGCAAAATTAACTAGATTAGTCACTATTGCCAAGATACTGCTCACCTCTACCTATCCTATTGTATTCAAAGTTGAATAGTGCCCTTTCGTTGTTCACTATGCCTGTTGCGTAAGGAATAGATTGCTTCAGTTTAGCGTCTCATTTGGAGTATAGTTTGAAATCTCCAGTTACCTCTAGTTTATTCTTTTCACAACCCTTTGGTTTCTAATTTCTGTCATGTGGCTCCCTCTGATTAAATGTATTCCTgctgtccatttattccttttaaTTAACTCTTAATTTTGAACCATAAATATTCTCCACCCATCTTTCCCGTCAAGCTCCTCACAATTCCTCCATAGTCTATTAGTTATTCTAGTCCCCTTTTTCTGTACAAGGTAGCTCGCTCCATTTCTGATTCCTG
This DNA window, taken from Lepidochelys kempii isolate rLepKem1 chromosome 17, rLepKem1.hap2, whole genome shotgun sequence, encodes the following:
- the VEZF1 gene encoding vascular endothelial zinc finger 1 isoform X3 — its product is MEANWTAFLFQAHEASHHQQQAAQNSLLPLLSSAVEPPDQKPILPLPITQKPQPAPETLKDAIVGIKKEKPKTSFVCTYCSKAFRDSYHLRRHESCHTGIKLVSRPKKTPTTMVPLISTIAGDNSRTSLVSTIAGILSTVTTSSSATNPSSSAGATAMAVTQTVKKPSKPVKKNHACEMCGKAFRDVYHLNRHKLSHSDEKPFECPICNQRFKRKDRMTYHVRSHEGGITKPYTCGVCGKGFSRYHVENPRPDHLSCHVKHVHSTERPFKCQTCTAAFATKDRLRTHMVRHEGKVSCNICGKLLSAAYITSHLKTHGQSQSINCNTCKQGISKTCMSEETSNQKQQQQQQQQQQHVTNWPGKQVETLRLWEEAVKARKKECQFTFEKAIEYVPFEAANLCQTSTAATTPVTLTTPFNITSSVASGTITNPVTVAAAMSMRSPVNVSSAVNISSPMNLGHPVTITSPLSMTSPLTLTTPVNLPTPVTAPVNIAHPVTITSPMNLPTPMTLAGPLNIAMRPVESMPFLPQALPTSPPW
- the VEZF1 gene encoding vascular endothelial zinc finger 1 isoform X2; amino-acid sequence: MEANWTAFLFQAHEASHHQQQAAQNSLLPLLSSAVEPPDQKPILPLPITQKPQPAPETLKDAIVGIKKEKPKTSFVCTYCSKAFRDSYHLRRHESCHTGIKLVSRPKKTPTTMVPLISTIAGDNSRTSLVSTIAGILSTVTTSSSATNPSSSAGATAMAVTQTVKKPSKPVKKNHACEMCGKAFRDVYHLNRHKLSHSDEKPFECPICNQRFKRKDRMTYHVRSHEGGITKPYTCGVCGKGFSRYHVENPRRAQVLAFRNQEGLNYHSKGLGEPDILEDWPDHLSCHVKHVHSTERPFKCQTCTAAFATKDRLRTHMVRHEGKVSCNICGKLLSAAYITSHLKTHGQSQSINCNTCKQGISKTCMSEETSNQKQQQQQQQQQQHVTNWPGKQVETLRLWEEAVKARKKEAANLCQTSTAATTPVTLTTPFNITSSVASGTITNPVTVAAAMSMRSPVNVSSAVNISSPMNLGHPVTITSPLSMTSPLTLTTPVNLPTPVTAPVNIAHPVTITSPMNLPTPMTLAGPLNIAMRPVESMPFLPQALPTSPPW
- the VEZF1 gene encoding vascular endothelial zinc finger 1 isoform X5, which encodes MEANWTAFLFQAHEASHHQQQAAQNSLLPLLSSAVEPPDQKPILPLPITQKPQPAPETLKDAIVGIKKEKPKTSFVCTYCSKAFRDSYHLRRHESCHTGIKLVSRPKKTPTTMVPLISTIAGDNSRTSLVSTIAGILSTVTTSSSATNPSSSAGATAMAVTQTVKKPSKPVKKNHACEMCGKAFRDVYHLNRHKLSHSDEKPFECPICNQRFKRKDRMTYHVRSHEGGITKPYTCGVCGKGFSRPDHLSCHVKHVHSTERPFKCQTCTAAFATKDRLRTHMVRHEGKVSCNICGKLLSAAYITSHLKTHGQSQSINCNTCKQGISKTCMSEETSNQKQQQQQQQQQQHVTNWPGKQVETLRLWEEAVKARKKEAANLCQTSTAATTPVTLTTPFNITSSVASGTITNPVTVAAAMSMRSPVNVSSAVNISSPMNLGHPVTITSPLSMTSPLTLTTPVNLPTPVTAPVNIAHPVTITSPMNLPTPMTLAGPLNIAMRPVESMPFLPQALPTSPPW
- the VEZF1 gene encoding vascular endothelial zinc finger 1 isoform X1; this encodes MEANWTAFLFQAHEASHHQQQAAQNSLLPLLSSAVEPPDQKPILPLPITQKPQPAPETLKDAIVGIKKEKPKTSFVCTYCSKAFRDSYHLRRHESCHTGIKLVSRPKKTPTTMVPLISTIAGDNSRTSLVSTIAGILSTVTTSSSATNPSSSAGATAMAVTQTVKKPSKPVKKNHACEMCGKAFRDVYHLNRHKLSHSDEKPFECPICNQRFKRKDRMTYHVRSHEGGITKPYTCGVCGKGFSRYHVENPRRAQVLAFRNQEGLNYHSKGLGEPDILEDWPDHLSCHVKHVHSTERPFKCQTCTAAFATKDRLRTHMVRHEGKVSCNICGKLLSAAYITSHLKTHGQSQSINCNTCKQGISKTCMSEETSNQKQQQQQQQQQQHVTNWPGKQVETLRLWEEAVKARKKECQFTFEKAIEYVPFEAANLCQTSTAATTPVTLTTPFNITSSVASGTITNPVTVAAAMSMRSPVNVSSAVNISSPMNLGHPVTITSPLSMTSPLTLTTPVNLPTPVTAPVNIAHPVTITSPMNLPTPMTLAGPLNIAMRPVESMPFLPQALPTSPPW
- the VEZF1 gene encoding vascular endothelial zinc finger 1 isoform X4, whose translation is MEANWTAFLFQAHEASHHQQQAAQNSLLPLLSSAVEPPDQKPILPLPITQKPQPAPETLKDAIVGIKKEKPKTSFVCTYCSKAFRDSYHLRRHESCHTGIKLVSRPKKTPTTMVPLISTIAGDNSRTSLVSTIAGILSTVTTSSSATNPSSSAGATAMAVTQTVKKPSKPVKKNHACEMCGKAFRDVYHLNRHKLSHSDEKPFECPICNQRFKRKDRMTYHVRSHEGGITKPYTCGVCGKGFSRPDHLSCHVKHVHSTERPFKCQTCTAAFATKDRLRTHMVRHEGKVSCNICGKLLSAAYITSHLKTHGQSQSINCNTCKQGISKTCMSEETSNQKQQQQQQQQQQHVTNWPGKQVETLRLWEEAVKARKKECQFTFEKAIEYVPFEAANLCQTSTAATTPVTLTTPFNITSSVASGTITNPVTVAAAMSMRSPVNVSSAVNISSPMNLGHPVTITSPLSMTSPLTLTTPVNLPTPVTAPVNIAHPVTITSPMNLPTPMTLAGPLNIAMRPVESMPFLPQALPTSPPW